One stretch of Manis pentadactyla isolate mManPen7 chromosome 10, mManPen7.hap1, whole genome shotgun sequence DNA includes these proteins:
- the LOC130679307 gene encoding olfactory receptor 6C2-like: protein MKNNSAVTFILLGLTDNPRLQVFLLVFLFLTYIFSVAGNLIIVLLTLVNPHLKTPMYFFLRNFSILEIIFTTVCVPRFLYSLTTGDRRVTYNACIIQLFFVILTGAAEYFLLTAMSYDRYVAICKPLHYTTIMRDRVCTILVLLCWLNGLIIILPPLSLGVELDFCNSNLIDHFGCDASPLLMIACSDTQFIEQLALIMAVLTLIFTLVCVAVSYTYIIKTILRLPSSQQRKKAFSTCSSHMIVVSITYGSSIFIYMKPVKEGVAMNKVVSLLNTSVIPLMNPFIYTLRNKQVKQAFKDSIKKMAFLSRSEET, encoded by the coding sequence ATGAAAAATAATTCTGCAGTAACATTCATCCTACTTGGATTAACAGATAACCCACGACTACaggtttttcttttagtatttctgtttctcacctATATTTTCAGTGTTGCTGGAAATCTCATCATTGTGCTCCTCACTCTGGTGAATCCTCACCTTAAaacacccatgtactttttccttcggaatttctccatcttagaaataatatttacaacTGTCTGTGTTCCTCGATTCCTGTATAGCCTGACAACTGGGGACAGAAGGGTTACCTATAATGCTTGCATCATCCAACTATTTTTTGTCATCCTCACTGGGGCAgcagaatattttcttctaactgccatgtcctatgaccgctatgtggccatctgcaagcccctgCACTACACCACCATCATGAGGGACAGGGTTTGCACCATTCTTGTCCTTTTGTGTTGGCTGAATGGGTTAATTATCATACTCCCTCCGCTTAGCCTAGGAGTTGAGCTGGATTTCTGTAACTCTAATCTCATTGACCATTTTGGCTGTGATGCATCTCCTCTTCTGATGATTGCATGCTCAGACACTCAATTTATagagcagcttgccctcatcatGGCTGTGCTGACCCTTATTTTCACATTAGTCTGTGTAGCTGTGTCCTACACATACATCATCAAGACTATTTTAAGACTCCCTTCATCTCAGCAAAGAAAAaaggctttctccacctgttcttcccacatgattgtagtttccatcacctatggaagTAGCATCTTCATCTATATGAAACCAGTAAAGGAAGGTGTGGCCATGAATAAGGTGGTGTCTTTGCTCAACACGTCAGTCATCCCTCTGATGAACCCTTTCATTTATACTCTGCGGAACAAGCAAGTCAAACAAGCCTTCAAGGACTCAATAAAAAAGATGGCATTTCTTTCAAGGAGTGAGGAAACCTAA